The proteins below are encoded in one region of Marinobacter sp. F4206:
- a CDS encoding LemA family protein, translating to MGTTVIGLIVIAVAVIYLVFIYNRLVSLRNQFKNGFAQIDVQLQRRHDLIPNLVEAAKAYLDHEKSTLTQVMEARNNAVSAQKDAARDPGDGTKIQRLGSAENLLTKALANFYAVAENYPELKANETIQQLMEELSSTENRVAFARQAYNDGVMSYNIFREQFPNNFIAGMFAFKETSQLELESPEARQAPKVAF from the coding sequence ATGGGAACTACCGTCATCGGTTTGATTGTGATCGCCGTCGCAGTGATCTATCTGGTTTTTATCTATAACCGTCTTGTCTCGCTGAGAAACCAGTTCAAGAACGGCTTCGCCCAGATCGACGTACAACTGCAGCGCCGGCATGACCTGATCCCCAACCTCGTCGAAGCCGCCAAAGCCTACCTGGACCATGAAAAATCCACCCTCACTCAGGTGATGGAAGCACGGAATAACGCGGTCAGTGCTCAGAAAGATGCTGCTCGCGACCCGGGTGACGGCACCAAAATCCAGCGTCTCGGCAGCGCTGAAAACCTGCTGACCAAGGCCCTGGCCAATTTCTACGCGGTGGCGGAGAACTACCCGGAACTGAAGGCCAACGAGACCATCCAGCAGTTGATGGAGGAACTTTCCAGTACCGAAAATCGGGTCGCCTTCGCCCGCCAGGCGTACAACGACGGTGTGATGAGCTACAACATCTTCCGCGAGCAATTCCCCAACAACTTCATTGCCGGCATGTTTGCGTTTAAGGAAACCTCGCAACTCGAGCTTGAGTCGCCGGAGGCCCGTCAGGCTCCCAAAGTGGCCTTCTGA
- a CDS encoding M48 family metallopeptidase — protein MAHSGFFQRQASARRNTSLLVFLFLTAVVLITLAVSLVGYFVTRSETSGLAFHDWLLSSHGLLTSATVVTLIGVSSLIRWVDLAGGGTRVAKMVGARPIDPDTRDGDERKLRNIVEEMAIASGVPVPELYVMTQETGINAFVAGYTPGEAVMVVTHGAITQLSRDELQGVVGHEFSHILNGDMRLNVRLIAILAGILMIGQIGSFLMRISFYSSHRSSRSSNDSRGQAAMGLIGIALLVIGYVGVFFGRLIQAAVSRQREMLADASSVQFTRNPEGIAGALFKIGLKGGYLDTTSHASDMNHMCFGESARMKFTSLLASHPPIDERINSIQPGMLARLRSRFRDTETGADLRSATEARRPLQASGFADAVGAVQQPLKRSSTSPLASTAAPEPTLGNRLSERVGTVTGQGEDFAARFLARLPATFRNLLYTRAGAIQLCYALVINGLSRDVQRERLALVPTHPLLGAERDLLDKLLPTLQTIGDNVRFPALELAMPALRKLDPEEREGLMTNVQKLVAADNRVTLFELALTSFLSRHLGTGASRAMPARYHKYRPVMPAIQKLLSLLARAGTEDASEAETLYREAMAGFTSVGRGNEPVLEKVTMRQLREALTALNGLSPLLKPAVIDACGYCITHDGKVDVREYELMRLVADQLDCPMPPLAS, from the coding sequence ATGGCTCATTCCGGTTTTTTCCAGCGCCAGGCGAGTGCCCGGCGCAACACCAGCCTGCTCGTGTTCCTGTTCCTGACCGCCGTCGTGCTGATCACCCTGGCCGTCAGCCTGGTCGGGTACTTTGTCACCCGGAGCGAAACATCAGGTCTGGCCTTCCACGATTGGCTGCTCTCCAGCCACGGCCTGCTGACGTCGGCCACCGTTGTCACCCTGATCGGTGTGAGTTCCCTGATTCGATGGGTCGACCTGGCCGGCGGTGGCACCCGCGTCGCCAAGATGGTGGGTGCCCGGCCGATTGACCCCGACACCCGCGACGGTGATGAGCGCAAGCTCCGCAACATTGTCGAGGAGATGGCGATTGCCAGCGGCGTACCGGTACCGGAACTTTATGTGATGACCCAGGAAACCGGCATCAATGCCTTTGTCGCTGGCTACACGCCGGGCGAAGCCGTGATGGTGGTTACCCACGGGGCGATCACCCAACTCAGCCGTGACGAGCTTCAGGGCGTGGTCGGCCATGAGTTCAGTCACATCCTGAACGGCGATATGCGGCTGAACGTCCGCCTGATCGCGATTCTCGCCGGCATCCTGATGATTGGCCAGATTGGCAGCTTCCTGATGCGGATTTCGTTTTACAGCAGCCACCGTTCGTCACGCTCTTCCAATGACAGCCGGGGGCAAGCTGCAATGGGCCTGATTGGCATAGCCTTGCTTGTCATTGGCTACGTCGGGGTGTTTTTCGGACGGCTGATACAGGCCGCCGTTTCGAGGCAGCGGGAAATGCTCGCCGACGCCTCATCGGTGCAGTTTACCCGCAACCCCGAGGGCATCGCCGGAGCGCTGTTCAAAATTGGGCTCAAGGGTGGATATCTGGACACCACCAGCCATGCCAGTGACATGAACCACATGTGCTTTGGCGAGAGTGCGCGGATGAAATTCACCTCCCTCCTTGCCTCCCATCCGCCCATCGACGAGCGCATCAACAGCATCCAACCCGGAATGCTCGCGCGCTTGAGAAGCCGGTTCCGTGACACGGAAACCGGCGCTGATCTCCGTTCCGCCACAGAGGCCCGACGCCCCCTTCAGGCGTCCGGGTTCGCCGATGCCGTTGGCGCAGTGCAGCAACCGCTCAAACGATCCAGCACCTCGCCTCTGGCATCGACCGCGGCTCCTGAACCGACATTGGGAAATAGATTATCCGAACGGGTAGGCACGGTGACCGGTCAGGGCGAAGATTTTGCGGCCCGGTTCCTCGCAAGACTGCCTGCGACTTTCCGCAATCTGCTGTATACCCGAGCGGGCGCAATCCAGCTCTGCTATGCCCTGGTCATCAACGGCCTCTCCCGGGACGTTCAGCGGGAACGGCTGGCATTGGTTCCGACCCATCCACTGCTCGGCGCGGAACGGGACCTGCTGGACAAGCTTCTCCCGACGCTGCAAACCATTGGCGATAACGTCCGGTTTCCGGCCCTGGAATTGGCAATGCCGGCGTTGCGCAAGCTGGATCCGGAAGAGCGGGAGGGACTGATGACCAACGTTCAGAAACTGGTGGCGGCAGACAACCGGGTCACCCTGTTCGAGCTCGCACTGACCAGTTTTCTCTCCAGACACCTGGGCACTGGCGCCAGCCGTGCAATGCCGGCCCGCTACCACAAATACCGGCCGGTCATGCCTGCGATCCAGAAGTTACTGAGCTTGCTGGCACGAGCAGGAACCGAAGACGCTTCCGAGGCAGAGACACTCTACCGGGAAGCGATGGCCGGCTTCACAAGCGTTGGCCGGGGTAACGAGCCCGTCCTGGAAAAGGTGACCATGCGACAGTTGCGGGAAGCGCTGACAGCGTTGAACGGACTTTCACCGCTGCTGAAGCCCGCGGTCATAGACGCCTGCGGGTACTGCATCACCCACGACGGCAAAGTCGACGTCAGAGAGTATGAACTGATGCGACTGGTGGCGGACCAGCTGGACTGCCCGATGCCACCCCTCGCTAGTTAG
- the gspD gene encoding type II secretion system secretin GspD gives MYNHKTSLLRALALIILLPLMTLAHGQEETWRLNLKDADIRAFVTQVADITGYSFVVDPRVKGKVTVLSSAPMNKDEIYDLFLAVLNVHGFTAIPGEEVIKVVQQVDAKQSAESVSRFTEIPSEQLITRVIQIDNANALELVPILRPLVAKYGHLAGVAAANALIVSDHRSNIQRIEQIVRELDSPSKYEVEVIQLDEAWVGDMVTLLQELAPDEIGKNGGENAARKYSVTADERSNRLILRGDQSFRDKMRGLIRQLDQPSASGGTTKVLRLKHADAKNLSEILKGVMGELVKEGSEGSNGSSGGKPQSNFAVFADEGLNAIVVRGEPSLMQEAEQIVALLDVRRAQVLIEAAIVEISDELGEDLGVQFAVGDQSGNSTPIAGTNFSNVGRSLSEVINAIVTDTPIGPAAGGITIGAGQDDSDGVTWGILLQALSTSAAANLLSTPSIITLDNQESEIIVGQNVPFRTGQSTVTGDGTTNPFTTIERRDIGLTLKVTPTISADGLVRLVVEQTTENVADSIENASDIVTNKREIKTTVLADDGETIVLGGLIRDDYQINKSKVPLLGDIPFLGRLFSSESERRVKRNLLVFLRPTIMLGKAEAIAATDDKFEELWEVNLNIREKLDLPEAEANPDIDVLFDGRRRERLRAPN, from the coding sequence ATGTATAACCACAAGACAAGTCTGTTGCGGGCACTTGCCCTGATTATTCTTCTGCCGCTGATGACCCTGGCCCACGGTCAGGAGGAAACCTGGCGGTTGAACCTGAAGGATGCTGACATCCGGGCGTTTGTAACCCAGGTTGCCGATATCACCGGTTACAGTTTTGTGGTGGATCCCCGGGTCAAGGGCAAGGTAACCGTTCTCTCCAGCGCCCCCATGAACAAGGACGAAATCTACGACCTGTTTCTTGCGGTCTTGAATGTGCATGGATTCACCGCGATCCCCGGTGAAGAAGTTATCAAGGTGGTTCAGCAGGTTGATGCCAAGCAGTCCGCGGAATCCGTCTCCCGGTTCACGGAGATTCCCTCCGAACAGCTGATTACCCGGGTCATTCAGATCGACAATGCCAACGCCCTGGAACTGGTTCCTATTCTGCGCCCGCTGGTGGCCAAGTATGGTCACCTTGCCGGTGTTGCGGCGGCCAATGCGCTCATCGTCAGCGACCACCGTTCCAACATTCAGCGTATCGAACAGATCGTCCGCGAGCTCGACAGTCCGTCCAAGTACGAGGTGGAAGTCATCCAGCTTGATGAAGCCTGGGTCGGGGATATGGTGACCCTGCTGCAGGAACTTGCGCCCGACGAAATCGGCAAGAACGGAGGAGAGAACGCCGCCCGCAAGTACAGCGTCACCGCCGACGAGCGTAGCAACCGGCTTATCCTCCGGGGCGACCAGAGCTTCCGCGACAAGATGCGCGGCCTCATCCGGCAGCTGGACCAGCCATCCGCCTCAGGTGGAACTACCAAGGTGCTCCGACTGAAGCACGCCGACGCCAAGAACCTGTCGGAAATACTAAAAGGCGTGATGGGCGAGCTTGTCAAAGAGGGCTCAGAGGGCTCCAATGGCTCCTCTGGTGGCAAGCCCCAGAGTAATTTCGCGGTCTTTGCCGACGAAGGGTTGAACGCCATTGTAGTGCGAGGCGAGCCGTCGCTTATGCAGGAAGCAGAGCAGATTGTGGCGCTTCTGGATGTCCGGCGCGCCCAGGTTCTGATCGAGGCGGCGATTGTGGAGATCAGTGACGAGCTGGGCGAAGACTTGGGTGTTCAGTTTGCCGTCGGCGATCAGTCCGGAAATTCCACGCCGATTGCCGGTACCAATTTCAGCAACGTTGGCCGCAGCCTCAGTGAAGTGATCAACGCGATTGTTACCGATACTCCGATCGGGCCGGCCGCGGGGGGCATCACCATCGGTGCTGGCCAGGACGACTCTGACGGCGTGACCTGGGGGATTCTGCTCCAGGCCCTGTCCACCTCCGCTGCTGCAAACCTGTTGTCCACGCCCAGCATCATTACCCTGGATAACCAGGAGTCGGAAATCATTGTTGGCCAGAACGTGCCCTTCCGTACCGGGCAGTCCACGGTGACCGGCGATGGTACGACCAATCCCTTTACCACCATCGAGCGCCGGGACATCGGCCTGACCCTGAAGGTCACGCCGACCATCAGTGCCGATGGCCTGGTGCGGCTGGTGGTTGAGCAGACAACGGAAAACGTCGCCGACAGCATTGAAAACGCGTCTGATATCGTGACTAACAAGCGGGAAATCAAGACCACGGTGCTGGCCGATGACGGCGAGACCATCGTGTTGGGCGGGTTGATCCGCGATGACTACCAGATCAACAAGAGCAAGGTGCCGCTTCTGGGGGACATCCCCTTTCTGGGTCGGTTGTTCTCCTCGGAATCCGAGCGTCGGGTGAAGCGGAACCTGCTGGTGTTCCTGCGCCCTACCATCATGCTGGGTAAGGCCGAAGCAATTGCCGCAACCGACGATAAGTTCGAGGAGCTGTGGGAAGTGAATCTCAACATCCGGGAGAAGCTGGACCTGCCGGAGGCTGAAGCTAACCCGGATATTGATGTTCTGTTCGATGGTCGCCGTCGCGAAAGGCTGCGCGCCCCGAACTAA
- a CDS encoding type II secretion system protein N, which produces MALMDMHAQSRISRTLANLLLLVLVVYLGVSLAKITWLFAWDDKPVPVAPVSASGSMGGSGAGLSFPMASYDFFGRSAEQAGVADVVKRSAPETGLRLRLEGVLVGQRPEDSGAIVAGSNGETAYYRVGDMLPGNAELAEVEPSRILIRRGGRYESLTFEEPDSETLVADAPEQPAESSPDAFLENARAELDSQGVAALNAYGLSPADQSGASGYVYDGSNAMLNAVNLQAGDVITAINGQRLGDIEQDKSLLESWRGQSQVDIEIERDGSILTISYAIPEQWR; this is translated from the coding sequence ATGGCATTGATGGACATGCATGCACAAAGCCGCATATCCCGTACTCTGGCGAACCTGCTTTTGCTGGTGCTGGTCGTTTATCTGGGGGTCTCGCTGGCGAAGATTACCTGGCTGTTCGCCTGGGACGACAAGCCCGTTCCCGTGGCGCCCGTCTCTGCAAGCGGAAGCATGGGCGGCTCTGGCGCAGGGCTGTCATTCCCGATGGCGAGTTATGATTTTTTCGGCCGGTCGGCAGAGCAAGCCGGGGTAGCGGATGTGGTCAAGCGCTCGGCTCCGGAAACCGGCTTGCGGCTCCGGCTTGAGGGGGTTCTCGTGGGACAGCGCCCGGAAGACTCCGGTGCTATAGTTGCAGGAAGCAACGGAGAAACCGCGTATTACCGGGTTGGGGACATGTTGCCCGGGAATGCCGAGCTGGCCGAGGTGGAGCCAAGCCGCATTCTGATCCGTCGGGGCGGCCGTTATGAATCGCTGACGTTTGAAGAGCCGGATTCAGAGACGCTGGTTGCAGATGCGCCTGAGCAGCCTGCAGAATCATCTCCGGATGCCTTTCTGGAGAATGCCCGGGCCGAACTGGACAGCCAGGGGGTTGCAGCGCTCAACGCGTACGGGCTGAGCCCGGCAGATCAGAGCGGCGCATCCGGTTACGTGTATGACGGCTCCAATGCCATGCTCAACGCCGTCAACCTGCAGGCCGGCGATGTGATTACCGCCATCAACGGACAACGGCTGGGTGACATAGAACAGGATAAATCGCTGCTTGAGAGCTGGCGCGGACAGTCTCAGGTGGATATAGAAATCGAACGTGACGGATCCATCCTCACCATAAGTTATGCCATACCCGAGCAGTGGCGCTGA
- the gspN gene encoding type II secretion system protein N has protein sequence MSDVESKSFLRPGKVVLLVLLGLAVYVAALVIWIPAGWVWHQVSAHVPLPQQVEVKQVSGQVWDGAAGLVVAGYPVRVDWRLGWPSLTSLSLPLDITVASSQSTIEGDVKVVWPDRAELDARGQIVVSEFEDLIRRSGGAMIEGNVTIDRLNLVWADNRIARADGVGRWAGGLVTWPMGNQTGQARFPPMQANLDTTQGGIALTVAEQGGRGPAADANILWNGMMEVRVYKRMVDLAGQPWSESASPGDVVFRVKQPLLPGAR, from the coding sequence ATGAGTGACGTCGAATCCAAATCCTTTCTTCGCCCCGGCAAGGTAGTTCTGCTTGTCCTGTTGGGGCTGGCCGTCTATGTGGCGGCGCTGGTGATATGGATCCCGGCGGGGTGGGTCTGGCACCAGGTCTCGGCCCATGTCCCTCTGCCACAACAGGTGGAGGTCAAGCAGGTGTCTGGCCAGGTCTGGGACGGTGCCGCCGGGCTGGTGGTGGCCGGTTACCCGGTTCGCGTTGACTGGCGCCTGGGCTGGCCATCCCTGACCAGCCTGTCGTTACCACTCGATATTACGGTGGCTTCGTCACAATCCACGATTGAGGGTGATGTTAAGGTGGTATGGCCGGACCGCGCCGAGCTCGATGCCCGGGGGCAGATCGTGGTCAGTGAATTTGAAGACCTGATCCGTCGCAGTGGTGGCGCGATGATCGAGGGCAATGTGACCATTGACCGTTTGAATCTGGTCTGGGCGGATAACCGGATTGCCCGGGCTGACGGTGTGGGTCGCTGGGCCGGCGGACTGGTGACATGGCCGATGGGGAATCAGACGGGGCAGGCGCGGTTTCCGCCGATGCAGGCCAATCTCGACACCACTCAGGGCGGAATCGCGCTGACAGTGGCAGAGCAGGGCGGCAGAGGCCCGGCGGCAGATGCCAATATCCTGTGGAATGGCATGATGGAAGTCCGGGTCTATAAACGGATGGTGGATCTGGCCGGCCAACCCTGGTCAGAATCGGCCAGTCCCGGGGATGTTGTGTTCCGGGTCAAGCAGCCTTTGCTCCCGGGGGCGCGTTGA
- the groL gene encoding chaperonin GroEL (60 kDa chaperone family; promotes refolding of misfolded polypeptides especially under stressful conditions; forms two stacked rings of heptamers to form a barrel-shaped 14mer; ends can be capped by GroES; misfolded proteins enter the barrel where they are refolded when GroES binds): MAAKDVKFGDNARKRMVAGVNVLADAVKVTLGPKGRNVVLEKSFGAPTITKDGVSVAKEIELADKFENMGAQMVKEVASQANDTAGDGTTTATVLAQSIVNEGVKAVTAGMNPMDLKRGIDKATTEAVKAIRDMAKPCDDSRNIAQVGTISANGDETIGKLIADAMERVGKEGVITVEEGRGLEDELDVVEGMQFDRGYLSPYFINNQDNMSAELDDPYILLVDKKISNIRELLPVLESVAKAGKPLMIIAEDIEGEALATLVVNNMRGIVKVAAVKAPGFGDRRKEMLQDIAILTGGTVISEEVGLTLENTTLDDLGTAKRVNITKENTTVIGGVGAQADIEARVEQIRKQIEDSSSDYDKEKLQERVAKLAGGVAVIKVGAGSEVEMKEKKARVEDALHSTRAAVEEGIVAGGGVTLIRAIAALDKVDAINEEQKAGVNILRRAMEAPLRQIVYNAGGESSVVVAKVREGEGSFGFNASTEQYGDMLEMGILDPAKVTRSALQAAASVASLIITTEAMVADEPQEEGAGGGMPDMGGMGGMGGMGGMM, encoded by the coding sequence ATGGCAGCAAAAGACGTTAAATTTGGTGATAACGCTCGCAAGCGTATGGTCGCAGGCGTCAACGTACTGGCAGACGCGGTTAAAGTGACCCTCGGCCCGAAAGGCCGGAACGTGGTTCTGGAAAAATCCTTCGGCGCGCCGACCATCACGAAAGATGGTGTGTCCGTAGCGAAGGAAATCGAGCTGGCTGACAAGTTCGAGAACATGGGCGCTCAGATGGTGAAGGAAGTCGCTTCCCAGGCCAACGACACCGCCGGTGACGGCACCACCACGGCCACCGTTCTGGCCCAGTCCATCGTCAACGAGGGTGTGAAGGCGGTGACCGCCGGCATGAACCCGATGGATCTGAAGCGCGGCATCGACAAGGCGACTACCGAAGCGGTCAAAGCGATCCGCGACATGGCCAAGCCGTGCGACGACAGCCGCAACATTGCCCAGGTTGGTACCATTTCCGCGAACGGTGATGAGACCATCGGTAAGCTGATTGCCGACGCCATGGAGCGTGTAGGCAAAGAAGGCGTTATTACCGTTGAGGAAGGCCGTGGCCTGGAAGATGAGCTGGACGTGGTCGAAGGTATGCAGTTCGATCGCGGCTACCTGTCTCCGTACTTCATCAACAACCAGGACAACATGTCCGCCGAGCTGGATGACCCGTACATCCTGCTGGTCGACAAGAAGATCTCCAACATCCGCGAACTCCTGCCGGTGTTGGAATCTGTCGCCAAGGCTGGCAAACCGCTGATGATCATCGCCGAGGACATTGAAGGCGAAGCGTTGGCCACCCTGGTTGTGAACAACATGCGTGGCATCGTGAAAGTGGCTGCCGTCAAGGCACCTGGCTTTGGCGATCGTCGCAAGGAAATGCTGCAGGACATCGCCATCCTGACCGGCGGTACTGTGATCTCAGAAGAGGTCGGCCTGACTCTGGAGAACACCACTCTGGATGATCTGGGTACAGCCAAGCGCGTCAACATCACCAAGGAGAACACCACGGTGATCGGTGGCGTTGGCGCTCAGGCGGACATCGAAGCTCGCGTAGAGCAGATCCGCAAGCAGATCGAAGACAGCTCCTCTGATTACGACAAAGAGAAGCTGCAGGAGCGCGTTGCCAAGCTGGCCGGCGGTGTTGCCGTCATCAAGGTTGGCGCCGGTTCCGAAGTGGAAATGAAAGAGAAGAAGGCCCGCGTTGAAGACGCACTGCACTCCACCCGCGCTGCGGTTGAAGAGGGCATCGTGGCCGGTGGTGGCGTTACCCTGATCCGTGCCATCGCGGCCCTGGATAAAGTGGATGCCATCAACGAAGAGCAGAAAGCCGGTGTGAACATCCTGCGCCGTGCCATGGAAGCTCCGCTGCGTCAGATCGTTTACAACGCAGGTGGCGAGTCTTCCGTTGTGGTTGCCAAGGTGCGTGAAGGCGAAGGCTCCTTCGGGTTCAACGCGTCCACCGAGCAGTATGGCGACATGCTCGAGATGGGTATCCTGGATCCTGCCAAGGTGACCCGTTCTGCCCTGCAGGCCGCGGCTTCCGTTGCATCCCTGATCATCACCACCGAGGCGATGGTTGCGGATGAGCCGCAGGAAGAAGGCGCCGGCGGTGGTATGCCGGACATGGGCGGTATGGGTGGAATGGGAGGCATGGGCGGCATGATGTAA
- the groES gene encoding co-chaperone GroES, giving the protein MKIRPLHDRVVVRRKEEEEKTAGGIVLPGNAKEKPSQGEVVAVGNGRILDNGETRALAVKVGDTVVFGQYAGNTVKVDGEELLIMSENDIYGVLE; this is encoded by the coding sequence ATGAAAATTCGTCCGCTACACGATCGTGTTGTCGTGCGCCGTAAGGAAGAAGAAGAGAAAACTGCGGGTGGCATCGTGCTGCCGGGTAACGCCAAAGAGAAGCCTTCCCAGGGTGAAGTGGTTGCCGTAGGCAACGGCCGTATCCTGGACAACGGCGAAACCCGTGCGCTGGCGGTTAAGGTGGGTGACACCGTGGTCTTTGGCCAGTACGCCGGAAACACCGTAAAAGTCGACGGTGAAGAGTTGCTCATCATGAGCGAGAACGACATTTACGGCGTGCTTGAGTGA
- a CDS encoding FxsA family protein: MSVFLFLFIIMPIAEMAVLIKVGGIIGVLNTVGLVLLTAVIGAWLLRQQGLATLLKANQRLNSGELPAKEVAEGLILAVGGALLLTPGFITDTIGFLCLIPGTRHWLAAEALKRMVVSGQSRGFYFRSGGGPSPFGQDPFGSHENPFGRQRPFDRDSDGNIIEGEYRDETESDRDRIEKK, translated from the coding sequence ATGTCTGTGTTTCTGTTTCTCTTCATTATCATGCCGATCGCCGAGATGGCGGTGCTCATCAAGGTCGGGGGCATTATCGGCGTGCTGAACACCGTCGGCCTGGTACTGTTAACAGCCGTGATTGGTGCCTGGCTGCTCCGCCAGCAGGGGCTTGCCACCCTTCTGAAGGCCAATCAGCGCCTCAACAGCGGTGAGTTGCCGGCCAAAGAGGTGGCCGAGGGGCTGATCCTGGCGGTCGGTGGGGCCCTGTTGCTGACTCCGGGCTTTATTACGGACACCATTGGCTTTCTTTGCCTCATCCCGGGTACCCGCCACTGGCTGGCGGCAGAGGCCCTCAAGCGGATGGTGGTTTCTGGCCAGAGCCGGGGCTTTTATTTCCGGTCTGGAGGTGGTCCAAGCCCGTTTGGTCAGGATCCGTTCGGTAGCCATGAGAACCCCTTCGGCAGGCAGCGTCCCTTTGATCGCGACAGTGATGGCAACATCATCGAAGGCGAGTACCGGGACGAGACCGAATCCGATCGCGACCGCATCGAAAAAAAGTGA
- a CDS encoding SDR family oxidoreductase, whose translation MKLQDSVIAITGGGQGLGRAMAEYLAARGAKLALIDLMPEKLDEAVAACKAAGAEAKSYVCNVAKEEDVVQTFAAITNDFGRLNGLVNNAGILRDGLMVKVKDGQVEKRMELSQWQAVIDVNLTGVFLCGREAATQMIENGDQGVIINIASISRAGNMGQSNYSAAKAGVSALVPVWAKELARYGIRCMGIAPGFVETEMTASMKPEALEKMAAGIPLKRMGKPEEIASAAAFIFENDYLSGRMIEVDGALRL comes from the coding sequence ATGAAACTTCAAGATTCCGTAATCGCAATCACCGGCGGCGGCCAGGGCCTGGGCCGCGCCATGGCCGAATACCTCGCCGCCCGGGGTGCGAAACTCGCGCTCATCGACCTGATGCCGGAGAAGCTCGACGAAGCCGTTGCCGCCTGCAAGGCCGCGGGTGCAGAGGCGAAAAGCTACGTCTGCAATGTGGCAAAAGAAGAGGACGTGGTACAAACCTTCGCCGCTATTACAAATGACTTCGGTCGCCTCAATGGCCTGGTGAACAACGCGGGCATCCTGCGTGATGGGCTGATGGTCAAGGTCAAGGATGGCCAGGTTGAGAAGCGCATGGAGCTGTCCCAGTGGCAAGCCGTGATTGACGTGAACCTCACCGGCGTTTTCCTGTGCGGTCGAGAAGCGGCAACCCAGATGATCGAGAACGGTGATCAGGGTGTGATTATCAACATCGCTTCCATTTCCCGCGCTGGCAACATGGGTCAGAGCAACTACTCGGCAGCCAAGGCTGGAGTATCGGCGCTGGTTCCGGTCTGGGCGAAGGAACTGGCTCGCTATGGCATCCGCTGCATGGGTATTGCACCGGGCTTCGTTGAAACCGAGATGACGGCATCGATGAAGCCGGAAGCGCTGGAGAAGATGGCAGCGGGGATTCCGCTCAAGCGTATGGGCAAGCCGGAGGAGATTGCTTCGGCGGCGGCGTTTATTTTTGAGAACGATTATCTGTCGGGGCGGATGATTGAGGTTGATGGGGCGCTTCGGCTCTAG
- a CDS encoding MGMT family protein: protein MEPTKDQKIWQVVLSIPKGRVASYGQVADMAGLGRQARYIGRALGKLPAGHSVPWYRVLRTNGQIAFPEGSSTFLMQKELLEQEGVEVISGRVSMRRFRWLP, encoded by the coding sequence ATGGAGCCAACCAAGGATCAAAAGATCTGGCAGGTGGTTCTATCGATCCCGAAGGGCAGAGTTGCAAGCTATGGCCAAGTTGCCGACATGGCAGGATTAGGACGCCAGGCCCGTTACATCGGCCGCGCGCTGGGCAAGCTCCCGGCAGGCCATTCAGTGCCCTGGTATCGAGTACTCCGCACCAACGGCCAGATCGCCTTCCCAGAGGGTTCGTCCACGTTTCTAATGCAAAAGGAATTGCTGGAGCAGGAAGGCGTAGAAGTGATCAGCGGAAGAGTCTCAATGCGCCGTTTCCGCTGGCTGCCATAA
- a CDS encoding YajQ family cyclic di-GMP-binding protein, which translates to MPSFDIVSEIDMHEVTNAVDQAKRELGNRWDFKNVDADIEQDDKGITISAEQDFQLEQLMEILRMAFAKRNVDSRAISEDGESKAGKLVKQHLVLKQGIETDMAKKIVKMIKDAKLKVQASIQGDKVRVNGKKRDDLQGAIAMLREAELDIPLQFNNFRD; encoded by the coding sequence ATGCCTTCTTTTGACATAGTTTCTGAAATTGATATGCACGAAGTCACCAACGCGGTGGACCAGGCCAAAAGGGAGCTCGGCAATCGCTGGGACTTCAAGAATGTGGACGCCGACATCGAGCAGGACGACAAGGGCATCACCATCAGCGCCGAGCAGGATTTCCAGCTCGAGCAACTGATGGAGATCCTTCGGATGGCCTTTGCCAAGCGCAACGTCGACAGCCGCGCGATCAGCGAGGATGGCGAGAGTAAGGCGGGTAAGCTGGTAAAGCAGCATCTGGTTTTGAAGCAAGGTATCGAAACCGATATGGCGAAGAAGATCGTGAAGATGATCAAGGATGCCAAGCTCAAAGTGCAGGCCAGTATCCAGGGCGACAAAGTCCGGGTAAACGGTAAAAAGCGCGACGACCTGCAGGGTGCCATTGCCATGCTGCGCGAGGCGGAGCTGGACATTCCCCTGCAGTTCAATAACTTTCGCGACTGA